In Nakamurella flava, a single genomic region encodes these proteins:
- a CDS encoding DUF3885 domain-containing protein, whose amino-acid sequence MTDDAESSSPFSVVVAADGASSRRPTGEQARADLRRGVESAVTVLVWGGSLHETYPGPVDPPPLAVVGDPAAIARLAAALTSTAASADDAGPGRLSDVVLELRDGADEWLRWVTIAGGRVGDNRSGTGWPVDADVVAAALAHAGVPDGYLPRDPDPRRPPAPDRAPQGAALTRMWMDRLPGSRPVSHELRTALADRWVRFHSLPESRRYAADEADHREIVRRHRAVLAELAGLSGTAELLLITAAWSGGLAVPDRPAPLTALTPQSWLWDSIVTEVDEGEPRCLHLWVETTDRDDPRLDPILRMVADEVIVGVILADPELRWLFAPYDGGVDVIAADPAERDRLAARFGDWLPAEGRL is encoded by the coding sequence ATGACCGATGACGCCGAGTCGTCCAGCCCGTTCTCCGTCGTGGTAGCCGCGGACGGGGCATCGAGCCGACGACCGACCGGCGAGCAGGCTCGCGCGGACCTGCGCCGGGGTGTGGAGTCGGCGGTCACGGTGCTGGTGTGGGGCGGTTCGCTCCACGAGACCTACCCGGGGCCTGTCGATCCCCCGCCGCTGGCCGTCGTGGGCGACCCGGCGGCCATCGCCCGGCTGGCGGCCGCGCTCACCTCGACGGCGGCCTCGGCCGACGATGCCGGCCCGGGCCGGCTCTCCGATGTCGTTCTGGAACTGCGGGACGGCGCCGACGAGTGGCTCCGGTGGGTCACGATCGCCGGCGGCCGGGTCGGTGACAACCGCTCCGGCACCGGCTGGCCGGTCGATGCGGACGTGGTGGCCGCCGCGCTCGCCCACGCCGGGGTGCCGGATGGGTACCTCCCCCGCGATCCCGACCCGCGCCGCCCGCCCGCACCGGATCGGGCGCCGCAGGGTGCGGCGTTGACGCGTATGTGGATGGACCGGCTGCCGGGAAGTCGCCCGGTGAGCCACGAGCTGCGGACGGCGCTGGCCGACCGGTGGGTGCGTTTCCATTCGCTGCCGGAGAGCCGGCGGTACGCCGCCGACGAAGCCGACCACCGGGAGATCGTCCGCCGGCACCGGGCGGTCCTGGCCGAGCTCGCCGGCCTTTCCGGAACGGCCGAGCTGCTCCTGATCACGGCGGCCTGGAGCGGTGGCCTCGCGGTGCCGGATCGCCCGGCGCCGTTGACCGCGCTCACCCCGCAGTCGTGGCTCTGGGACAGCATCGTCACCGAAGTCGACGAGGGCGAACCGCGCTGCCTGCACCTGTGGGTCGAGACGACGGACCGGGACGATCCACGGCTGGATCCGATCCTGCGCATGGTCGCCGACGAGGTGATCGTCGGGGTCATTCTGGCCGACCCGGAGCTGCGCTGGTTGTTCGCCCCCTACGACGGCGGGGTGGACGTCATCGCCGCCGACCCGGCCGAGCGGGACCGGTTGGCCGCCCGGTTCGGTGACTGGCTGCCGGCCGAGGGCCGGTTGTGA
- a CDS encoding DUF1206 domain-containing protein, producing MTAAGTARRAGADAAGSRPLRILITVGLVAYGLVHLLVGWLALQIAFGAGGSGEADQQGALATLAGQPFGAVLLWVTAVGLFALVVWQGLEAAIGHRNVDDEKKRLGRRVGSAGRAVVYAGLGWAAVKTVTGAGSSGGDQKQEGLTAQLLGMGFGRFLVGAVGIAVLVVAGRQIWKGARKKFTRDLAGGAAHWVVRLGQVGYIAKGAALAVVGGLFVWAAVTYDPAKAGGMDDALRTVHDAPFGAVLLAVLALGVIAFGGYCFVWARHPRVTADEGSADR from the coding sequence ATGACGGCCGCGGGAACGGCGCGTCGAGCCGGAGCCGACGCCGCCGGGTCGCGACCACTGCGCATTCTCATCACCGTCGGTCTCGTCGCCTACGGGCTGGTCCATCTGCTGGTCGGCTGGCTCGCCCTGCAGATCGCCTTCGGGGCCGGCGGTTCCGGCGAGGCCGACCAACAGGGCGCGCTGGCCACCCTCGCCGGTCAGCCGTTCGGCGCCGTGCTGCTGTGGGTGACGGCGGTCGGCCTGTTCGCGCTCGTGGTGTGGCAGGGCCTGGAGGCGGCGATCGGCCACCGCAACGTCGACGACGAGAAGAAGCGGCTGGGCCGCCGGGTCGGGTCCGCCGGCCGCGCGGTCGTCTACGCCGGGCTGGGCTGGGCTGCGGTAAAGACCGTGACGGGAGCCGGCTCGTCCGGCGGTGACCAGAAGCAGGAGGGGCTGACCGCGCAACTGCTGGGCATGGGGTTCGGGCGCTTCCTGGTGGGCGCCGTCGGCATCGCCGTCCTGGTGGTGGCCGGCCGGCAGATCTGGAAGGGCGCGAGGAAGAAGTTCACCCGCGACCTGGCCGGTGGGGCCGCGCACTGGGTGGTCCGGCTGGGCCAGGTCGGGTACATCGCCAAGGGCGCCGCGCTGGCCGTCGTCGGCGGCCTGTTCGTCTGGGCCGCCGTCACCTACGACCCGGCCAAGGCCGGGGGGATGGATGACGCCCTGCGCACGGTGCACGACGCGCCGTTCGGGGCCGTGCTGCTGGCCGTCCTGGCGCTCGGCGTGATCGCCTTCGGCGGGTACTGCTTCGTCTGGGCGCGGCACCCCCGGGTGACGGCGGACGAGGGATCGGCCGACCGCTGA
- a CDS encoding PLP-dependent aminotransferase family protein, translating into MNDDSTGRLVRWLREWVAAVPPGTRLPSSRSLAAEHGVGPVTVQRATRALVDAGLVETRSGVGAFVRQRGTARPPDLEWQTGALGPRPPGPVALPAPLRPTATDVLALHSGYPTADLLPERLVHAALSRAARSASATRVADSAGLPELRAWFAGELAGGTPAGIAPPAARQVLVTPGSQSGLSGVFRALVGPGRPLLVESPTYWGALTAAVHVGVHVVPVPSGPDGPDPDAVDRAFAETGARAFYAQPSFANPTGTRWSAETGDAVLDVVRRRSGFLIEDDWAHDFGIDADPRPLAAQDDAGHVVYLRSLTKSVSPAIRVGAVIARGPAFERLLADHAAEAMYVSAVLQTAALDVVRQPAWTTHRRNLRRTLRDRRDLLLHSLSRHTPAALVDRTPVGGLHLWIRVPDGVAVDRLVRDCAADGVQIAAGDEWFPAEPTGSYVRASFAGPDPDRFDDAARVLQGAVDRQA; encoded by the coding sequence ATGAATGACGATAGCACCGGCCGGTTGGTGCGATGGCTGCGCGAGTGGGTCGCCGCCGTCCCGCCCGGCACCCGGCTGCCCTCCAGTCGCTCGCTGGCCGCCGAGCACGGGGTGGGACCGGTCACGGTGCAGCGCGCCACCCGCGCCCTGGTCGACGCCGGCCTGGTCGAGACCCGCTCCGGCGTCGGTGCTTTCGTGCGGCAGCGGGGTACCGCCCGGCCGCCCGACCTCGAGTGGCAGACCGGTGCGCTGGGGCCGCGCCCCCCGGGCCCCGTCGCCCTCCCGGCCCCGTTACGGCCGACCGCCACCGATGTGCTCGCCCTGCACTCCGGGTACCCGACCGCGGATCTGCTGCCCGAGCGGCTGGTCCACGCGGCCCTGTCCCGAGCCGCCCGGAGCGCGTCGGCCACCCGGGTGGCCGACTCCGCGGGCCTACCCGAACTGCGGGCCTGGTTCGCCGGCGAACTCGCCGGCGGCACGCCGGCGGGCATCGCGCCACCGGCCGCCCGCCAGGTCCTGGTCACGCCGGGCAGTCAGAGCGGGCTGAGCGGGGTGTTCCGCGCCCTGGTCGGCCCGGGCCGCCCGTTGCTCGTCGAATCGCCCACCTACTGGGGCGCGCTCACCGCGGCGGTCCACGTGGGCGTCCACGTCGTCCCGGTCCCCAGCGGACCGGACGGACCCGACCCCGATGCCGTCGACCGGGCCTTCGCCGAGACCGGCGCCCGCGCCTTCTACGCGCAGCCGTCCTTCGCCAACCCGACCGGCACCCGCTGGTCGGCCGAGACGGGCGACGCCGTCCTCGATGTCGTCCGCCGCCGGTCCGGGTTCTTGATCGAGGACGACTGGGCCCACGACTTCGGCATCGACGCCGACCCCCGACCGCTGGCCGCCCAGGACGACGCGGGACACGTCGTCTATCTGCGGTCGCTGACCAAGAGCGTCTCGCCGGCCATCCGGGTCGGCGCCGTGATCGCCCGGGGCCCGGCGTTCGAGCGGCTGCTGGCCGACCACGCCGCCGAGGCGATGTACGTCAGCGCGGTGCTCCAGACCGCCGCCCTGGACGTCGTCCGCCAACCGGCCTGGACCACCCACCGGCGCAACCTGCGCCGGACGCTGCGTGATCGGCGGGACCTGTTGCTGCACAGCCTGTCCCGCCACACCCCGGCCGCGCTCGTCGACCGGACACCCGTCGGGGGCCTGCACCTGTGGATCCGCGTCCCCGACGGCGTCGCCGTCGACCGGCTCGTCCGCGACTGCGCCGCGGACGGCGTGCAGATCGCCGCCGGCGACGAATGGTTCCCGGCCGAGCCGACCGGCAGCTACGTCCGGGCCAGTTTCGCCGGGCCGGACCCGGACCGGTTCGACGACGCCGCCCGGGTGCTGCAGGGGGCGGTCGACCGGCAGGCCTGA
- a CDS encoding AQJ64_40280 family protein, with the protein MPAPPDRAAIGWVDARRRQPRDGQLVLAAITGRYPPEPGRSPSPDDDFWLVLPMHFCAVHVIEPGDPVLHDCYLDADRVVRFPAGSGHGGEEVTHWATLPGLPGRTESQIVGAAVGPALAAAVDPTGPDAPSG; encoded by the coding sequence ATGCCCGCGCCCCCTGACCGTGCGGCGATCGGCTGGGTCGACGCCCGCCGGCGGCAGCCCCGGGACGGTCAGCTGGTGCTGGCCGCCATCACCGGTCGCTACCCGCCGGAGCCAGGTCGGTCACCATCGCCGGACGACGACTTCTGGCTGGTCCTGCCGATGCACTTCTGCGCCGTGCACGTCATCGAGCCGGGCGATCCGGTGCTCCACGACTGCTATCTCGATGCCGACCGGGTGGTCCGCTTCCCCGCCGGCTCGGGGCACGGCGGCGAGGAGGTCACGCACTGGGCGACCCTGCCCGGTCTGCCGGGCCGGACGGAGAGCCAGATCGTCGGGGCGGCGGTCGGTCCCGCGTTGGCGGCTGCCGTCGACCCGACCGGACCGGACGCCCCGTCGGGCTGA